From the genome of Colwellia psychrerythraea 34H, one region includes:
- a CDS encoding efflux RND transporter permease subunit: protein MKISLANRIEVGLFRHKLLVLMLFIITSAFFLFQATQIRLDASFTKNIPLNHSYMKTYLKHRTNFGGANNILISVCDSNGDIFNADFFNALKGVHDKLFFIPGVDRIQVKSLFSPSTRFVEVVEDGFAGGPVIPADFQPSEKGLGVVKGNIEKAGIVGSIVADDYSCAMVKAALLEFNPDTGEKLDTLEIAEKLEQEVRQEFERDNISVHIIGFAKMVGDVAEGAKGVVLFFALAIAITAVMVYIFCHSIRLTVLPILCSLVAVVWQMGMLSSLGFGLDPMSILIPFLVFAIGVSHGVQMINSVVKKVATGLTPASAAQASFRALLIPGGVALLSDTVGFLTLLSIDIGIIKELAITASIGVAMIILTNLILLPVLLSFTKIKVSAKVGQLSEQSAVWSFMASFASKGPARIILFFTAILFVVGFYQGQGLKIGELHAGAPALHESSRYNQDTFLITDRYAISVDYMSVIIETSADACTYYDTMSTIDRFQWQMENVAGVQSAVSLSSISKIVNAGYNEGNPKWRVIPRNQQTLVQSIARVPSSSGLLNSDCSVMPVILFLEDHKADTINTVIEAVKVTAKELGSEHVQFKLASGPVGVMAATNEAVAEAQLPMMLYVYGAVIALCLISFRSVRATLVVVLPLYVVSTLAQWLMTALDIGLTVSTLPVIALGVGIGVDYGIYILSTMSTKLKEGMNVHDAYLEALKERGSAVLITGLTLAIGVSTWFFSDLKFQVDMGILLTFMFLVNMLAAIIILPALSAFLWPEKRNDKK from the coding sequence ATGAAAATTTCTCTGGCTAACCGTATTGAAGTAGGCCTATTTCGTCATAAACTCCTGGTGTTAATGTTATTCATTATCACCAGTGCTTTTTTTCTCTTCCAAGCGACTCAAATTAGACTCGATGCTTCGTTTACTAAAAATATACCGCTAAACCACAGTTACATGAAAACCTATTTGAAACATAGGACAAACTTTGGTGGTGCTAATAATATTCTAATCTCTGTCTGTGATAGTAATGGCGATATATTCAACGCTGATTTCTTTAACGCCTTAAAAGGTGTACACGACAAGTTGTTTTTCATTCCTGGTGTTGATCGGATCCAAGTAAAATCACTGTTCTCGCCTAGTACTCGTTTTGTCGAGGTCGTTGAGGATGGATTTGCCGGCGGTCCAGTTATCCCCGCAGATTTTCAACCATCAGAAAAAGGCCTTGGCGTAGTTAAGGGCAATATAGAGAAAGCAGGTATTGTCGGTAGTATTGTTGCTGACGATTACAGTTGTGCCATGGTTAAAGCGGCTTTATTAGAATTTAATCCTGATACTGGTGAAAAATTAGATACGCTTGAAATAGCAGAAAAACTAGAACAAGAAGTTCGTCAAGAATTTGAACGCGATAATATCAGTGTACATATCATTGGTTTTGCCAAAATGGTCGGCGATGTTGCTGAGGGTGCTAAGGGTGTAGTATTATTTTTTGCCCTAGCAATAGCCATTACCGCAGTGATGGTCTACATTTTTTGTCATTCAATTCGTTTAACGGTTTTACCTATTCTTTGTTCTTTAGTTGCCGTTGTTTGGCAAATGGGCATGTTATCAAGCCTTGGCTTTGGTCTTGATCCTATGTCGATATTGATTCCCTTTTTAGTTTTTGCCATTGGTGTGAGCCATGGCGTACAAATGATAAATTCGGTCGTTAAAAAAGTTGCAACTGGTTTAACGCCTGCTTCAGCAGCTCAAGCAAGTTTTCGAGCATTGTTGATTCCTGGTGGTGTAGCATTACTCTCCGATACGGTTGGTTTTTTAACGCTACTCTCTATTGATATTGGTATTATCAAAGAACTTGCTATCACCGCTTCGATAGGTGTGGCGATGATTATTTTAACTAACCTTATTTTATTGCCAGTATTACTTTCATTTACCAAAATAAAAGTGAGTGCGAAAGTTGGTCAATTAAGTGAACAAAGTGCTGTGTGGTCATTTATGGCTAGTTTCGCCAGTAAAGGTCCTGCAAGAATAATACTGTTCTTTACGGCTATTTTATTCGTTGTTGGCTTTTATCAAGGCCAAGGTTTGAAAATTGGTGAATTACATGCGGGTGCTCCGGCGTTACATGAATCTTCACGTTACAACCAAGATACTTTCTTAATTACTGATAGGTATGCAATTAGTGTTGATTATATGTCGGTAATTATTGAGACAAGCGCTGATGCATGTACTTATTACGATACCATGTCAACGATAGACCGCTTTCAATGGCAGATGGAAAATGTTGCGGGTGTGCAATCGGCGGTCAGCTTATCTTCTATCTCTAAAATTGTTAATGCCGGTTATAACGAAGGTAATCCAAAATGGCGAGTTATTCCACGTAATCAGCAAACGTTAGTACAGTCAATTGCCCGAGTTCCATCGTCTAGCGGTCTTCTTAATAGTGATTGTAGTGTTATGCCAGTGATTTTATTCTTAGAAGATCATAAAGCAGATACGATTAACACTGTCATTGAAGCAGTTAAAGTTACCGCTAAAGAGTTGGGTAGTGAACACGTTCAATTCAAATTAGCCTCTGGGCCAGTCGGTGTTATGGCCGCAACGAATGAAGCGGTTGCAGAAGCTCAGTTACCTATGATGCTTTATGTTTACGGTGCTGTCATTGCATTGTGCCTAATTAGCTTTAGAAGCGTCAGAGCAACTTTAGTCGTTGTTTTACCTTTATATGTAGTTTCTACGCTAGCTCAGTGGTTAATGACGGCACTTGATATCGGATTAACCGTCTCTACCTTACCTGTTATTGCATTGGGCGTTGGTATTGGTGTCGATTATGGTATCTATATACTATCTACCATGAGTACTAAGCTAAAAGAGGGCATGAATGTCCATGATGCATACCTTGAAGCATTAAAAGAGCGTGGTAGCGCTGTACTTATTACCGGCTTAACTTTGGCCATTGGTGTGTCGACTTGGTTTTTCTCAGATTTGAAATTTCAAGTAGATATGGGAATATTACTAACCTTTATGTTTTTGGTTAATATGTTGGCCGCTATTATTATTTTACCTGCACTCTCAGCCTTTTTATGGCCAGAGAAAAGGAATGATAAAAAATAA
- a CDS encoding WD40/YVTN/BNR-like repeat-containing protein, which produces MRLLVAFAVIYFISISPVCAENTASTINIPTPAIESPLASKSLLLDISLIGQEKLVTVGQHGHILLSNDGKKWQQANVPVQVTLTNVFFLNEQLGWAVGHDATILHSQDGGLNWQVQQYLPLLEKPLFDIYFKNPQQGIAVGAYGQVFRTNDGGSTWQNEFHQEILLADDVEYLNELKAEDEAAYLDEITFILPHFNRLVQDGGSLFLLGETGLLAKSDDFGLTWQQFDNFYQGSFFSLARTKTGNVLVAGLRGHVFRSLNHGSQWDEVPTNTTALLNDIVFANDERIFILGNNGMLLISTDDGESFSKIPQQDGKTLIAGVWFKGQLIAVSDVGIKVVDLSQE; this is translated from the coding sequence ATGCGTTTATTAGTTGCTTTTGCAGTTATATATTTTATCTCGATTTCTCCTGTTTGTGCTGAAAATACAGCGTCAACTATCAATATCCCAACTCCAGCAATAGAGTCTCCATTAGCAAGTAAGTCATTATTATTAGACATTTCACTTATTGGTCAAGAAAAGCTAGTAACGGTCGGACAGCATGGCCATATATTACTTTCTAACGACGGTAAAAAATGGCAACAAGCCAATGTACCTGTACAAGTTACATTAACCAATGTGTTCTTTTTAAATGAACAGTTAGGTTGGGCTGTTGGTCATGACGCAACGATATTGCACAGCCAAGATGGTGGGCTCAATTGGCAAGTTCAACAATATTTACCTTTACTAGAAAAACCCCTTTTTGATATTTATTTTAAAAACCCTCAGCAGGGAATTGCTGTTGGTGCTTATGGCCAGGTATTTCGCACCAATGATGGTGGTAGCACTTGGCAAAACGAATTTCATCAAGAGATTTTGTTAGCTGATGATGTTGAATACCTTAATGAATTAAAGGCTGAAGATGAAGCCGCTTATCTAGACGAGATTACCTTCATTTTGCCGCACTTTAATCGTTTGGTTCAAGACGGTGGCAGTTTATTTCTATTAGGTGAAACAGGGTTATTGGCAAAAAGTGATGACTTTGGCCTGACCTGGCAACAATTTGATAACTTTTATCAAGGTTCTTTTTTCTCATTGGCGCGAACGAAAACGGGTAATGTTTTAGTCGCAGGCCTTCGTGGCCATGTTTTTCGTAGCCTCAATCATGGTTCGCAGTGGGATGAAGTTCCCACCAATACCACTGCATTATTAAATGATATTGTTTTTGCTAATGATGAGCGAATTTTCATTCTAGGAAACAATGGTATGTTGCTTATTAGCACCGACGATGGTGAAAGTTTTAGCAAAATACCTCAGCAAGATGGAAAAACGTTAATCGCGGGTGTGTGGTTTAAAGGTCAGTTAATTGCAGTCTCTGATGTTGGTATTAAGGTAGTTGATTTATCTCAAGAATAA
- a CDS encoding DUF1329 domain-containing protein, which translates to MNRVKLLSLTISMVLSAGALAKIPADQAAMLSSELTPLGATRAANEDGSIPEWTGGITKPPAGYTAGDHHIDPYPTDKIEYTITASNLADYKSLLTPGQIKLFETYPETYKMNVYQTRRSASYPEHVYQAVKDNATRSELVKEGNGIKQAAVGIPFPVPANGLEAIWNHTLRYRGESVTRQAGQAAPTASGSFTYVGLNETLLLPYSVQGASPEELEKTNILFKFKQKLTEPARLAGTALLVHETMDQIKTPRQAWTYNTGQRRVRRAPNVAYDAPGTASDGLRTTDDFDMYNGAPNRYNWTLKGKQELLIPYNDYRLHSDKVKYEDILQAGHINPDLVRYEKHRVWVVEANLKENTRHIYKKRVFYIDEDSWQVAVTDIYDNRDELYRVGVAHAINYYDVPTLWSTLDVFHDIQSRRYIAIGLDNEAKMYDFSKKLNERDFTPAALRREGRR; encoded by the coding sequence ATGAATAGAGTCAAACTATTATCATTGACCATCTCAATGGTCTTATCGGCAGGTGCTTTAGCAAAAATACCAGCCGATCAAGCGGCAATGCTGTCGTCAGAATTAACCCCTTTAGGTGCTACACGTGCTGCTAATGAAGATGGTTCGATTCCAGAGTGGACAGGTGGTATTACTAAACCACCTGCAGGATATACTGCTGGTGATCATCATATTGATCCTTATCCAACAGACAAAATTGAATATACTATTACAGCGAGTAATCTTGCAGATTACAAATCGTTGTTAACACCAGGACAAATAAAGTTATTTGAGACTTATCCTGAAACCTATAAAATGAATGTTTATCAAACACGTCGTAGTGCTTCATATCCAGAACATGTTTATCAGGCTGTTAAAGATAATGCGACACGTTCAGAATTAGTTAAAGAAGGTAATGGTATTAAGCAAGCTGCTGTTGGTATTCCTTTTCCAGTGCCAGCAAATGGTCTTGAAGCAATTTGGAACCACACATTACGCTATCGTGGTGAAAGTGTTACTCGTCAAGCGGGTCAGGCTGCACCGACAGCATCAGGTAGTTTTACCTACGTTGGTTTAAATGAAACATTACTTTTACCATATAGTGTTCAAGGTGCCTCACCAGAGGAGCTTGAAAAAACAAATATTTTGTTTAAGTTCAAACAAAAATTAACTGAGCCTGCTCGTCTAGCTGGTACCGCTTTATTAGTTCATGAAACTATGGATCAAATTAAAACACCTAGACAAGCATGGACCTATAATACGGGTCAACGTCGTGTACGCCGTGCACCGAATGTGGCTTATGATGCACCAGGTACAGCGTCAGATGGTTTAAGAACCACCGATGATTTTGATATGTATAATGGCGCACCAAACCGTTATAACTGGACTTTAAAAGGCAAGCAAGAATTATTGATTCCTTATAATGACTATCGACTTCATAGTGATAAAGTTAAGTATGAAGATATTCTACAGGCAGGGCACATTAATCCAGACTTAGTACGTTATGAAAAGCATCGTGTTTGGGTAGTTGAAGCTAACCTTAAAGAAAATACTCGTCATATATACAAGAAGCGTGTTTTTTATATCGATGAAGATAGCTGGCAAGTAGCTGTCACTGATATTTATGATAATCGCGATGAGCTTTATCGTGTAGGTGTAGCACATGCTATCAATTATTATGATGTACCAACACTTTGGTCAACGCTTGATGTGTTTCATGATATTCAATCACGTCGTTATATAGCGATAGGGTTAGATAATGAAGCTAAAATGTATGACTTTTCTAAAAAGCTTAACGAGCGAGATTTTACTCCCGCTGCGCTAAGACGAGAAGGTCGTAGATAA
- a CDS encoding DUF1302 domain-containing protein codes for MKNKPQHGFAKKPLAVGIAAALSMSLLTSMVNTAQAARWELGDVEISFDSTFSLGSSWRTEDRNWNDNIGKSNNANSALGFDNTYRPYSPLNVPVKEDVWKGAGGYSTNGDNGNLNYNAGESFSKIFKGVHELDIHYQNVGVFVRGMYFYDYAMMDDDRASSNALTGNVFDPCRDSEAKKQVCQDIRLLDAYVYGDFEIGEMPFSVRLGDQVISWGESTLISHGISEINAVDIARLRAPGAELKEAFIPVGSLWGSLGVTDNFNIEAFYQYAWEKTILPPPGSYFSTNDFAGDGGQYNNVQLGFGGNPDMNLDYLMAGLNEIGEGVRTGKISPTQAAGMYGAYATNLTLRAPGSKAENDPDDGGQYGLRLSWFLPELNDTEISLYHVNYHSRRPIFSGVTADYSAASIGGDIGYLVENEINEGNYTDLNSFSRVELDYVEDIKMYAMSFNTTLGTTAFAGEVSYRQDEPLQIDDVELLFAAVPQQVYNSGNPAGAALNGVSQMVNADGNPFGPGETANGYILSDTMQAQMTLTHLFGPTFGASQLVGLIEVGGININDMPEQSELRLNGPGTARSGGVSNGAPGLNKALQDGVETNPFPTEFAWGYRAIAKFEYTNVIAGINIAPRVVFSHDVKGITPDPLFMFIEGRKSMALGVTFDYQSRWSADLNYNSFFGGVGTTNKMEDHDYVSFSVKYSI; via the coding sequence ATGAAAAACAAGCCTCAACATGGCTTTGCCAAAAAACCTTTAGCTGTAGGTATTGCTGCCGCGCTTTCAATGTCGTTGTTAACTTCAATGGTTAATACTGCTCAAGCAGCAAGATGGGAGCTCGGTGATGTAGAGATCAGTTTTGATTCTACTTTTAGTCTCGGCTCAAGCTGGCGAACAGAAGATAGAAACTGGAATGACAATATAGGTAAGTCTAACAATGCCAATAGCGCCTTAGGCTTTGATAATACTTACAGACCTTACTCTCCACTCAATGTGCCTGTTAAAGAAGATGTTTGGAAAGGTGCTGGTGGTTATTCTACCAATGGTGATAACGGCAATTTAAATTATAATGCCGGTGAAAGTTTCTCCAAAATATTTAAAGGTGTTCATGAATTAGATATTCACTATCAAAATGTTGGTGTTTTTGTTCGTGGTATGTATTTTTATGATTATGCCATGATGGATGATGATAGAGCATCCTCTAATGCGCTTACCGGTAATGTTTTCGATCCCTGTCGTGATAGCGAAGCGAAAAAACAAGTCTGTCAAGATATCCGCCTACTCGATGCTTATGTTTATGGTGATTTTGAAATCGGTGAAATGCCATTCTCAGTTCGTCTTGGTGATCAAGTCATTAGCTGGGGTGAAAGTACGTTAATTTCACATGGTATCAGTGAGATCAATGCTGTTGATATTGCACGTTTACGTGCACCGGGTGCTGAATTAAAAGAAGCATTTATTCCGGTTGGTTCCTTATGGGGCTCATTGGGCGTTACAGATAACTTCAACATTGAAGCCTTTTATCAATACGCTTGGGAGAAAACTATTTTACCACCACCAGGTAGTTATTTTTCGACCAACGACTTTGCCGGTGACGGTGGTCAATACAATAATGTTCAACTTGGTTTTGGTGGCAATCCTGACATGAACTTAGATTACCTAATGGCTGGTCTAAATGAAATTGGTGAAGGAGTTCGAACAGGGAAAATATCACCCACGCAAGCTGCTGGAATGTATGGTGCTTATGCTACTAATCTTACCTTAAGAGCACCAGGCTCTAAAGCTGAAAATGATCCTGATGATGGCGGCCAATATGGTTTGCGTTTATCTTGGTTCTTACCTGAATTAAATGATACTGAAATAAGTTTGTATCATGTCAATTATCATAGTCGTCGACCAATATTCTCAGGCGTTACCGCAGATTATAGTGCTGCATCAATAGGCGGAGATATTGGATATCTTGTAGAAAATGAAATTAACGAAGGTAACTATACTGATTTAAATAGTTTCTCTCGTGTTGAGTTAGATTATGTAGAAGACATTAAAATGTACGCAATGAGTTTTAACACAACCTTGGGTACAACAGCCTTTGCCGGTGAAGTAAGTTATCGTCAAGATGAGCCGCTGCAAATTGATGATGTTGAACTACTATTTGCTGCAGTTCCTCAGCAAGTTTATAATTCAGGAAACCCTGCCGGCGCTGCGCTAAATGGTGTTTCGCAAATGGTTAATGCTGATGGTAATCCTTTCGGTCCGGGCGAAACAGCTAACGGTTATATTTTATCTGATACTATGCAAGCGCAGATGACATTAACACATCTATTCGGGCCAACGTTTGGCGCGAGTCAATTAGTAGGACTCATTGAGGTCGGTGGTATCAATATTAATGATATGCCCGAGCAAAGTGAATTACGTTTAAATGGCCCAGGCACCGCACGCAGTGGTGGTGTTAGTAATGGTGCTCCAGGTTTAAACAAAGCGTTACAAGATGGTGTTGAGACTAACCCATTCCCAACAGAATTTGCTTGGGGTTATCGTGCAATAGCTAAATTTGAATATACTAACGTTATCGCTGGTATCAATATAGCGCCACGTGTTGTATTTTCCCACGATGTTAAAGGTATTACACCTGATCCATTGTTTATGTTTATTGAAGGCAGAAAGTCAATGGCGCTGGGAGTAACCTTTGATTATCAAAGTCGTTGGTCAGCAGATTTGAACTATAACAGCTTCTTCGGTGGTGTTGGCACCACTAATAAGATGGAAGATCACGACTATGTTTCTTTCAGCGTAAAATATTCAATCTAA
- a CDS encoding DUF2835 family protein: MKYYFSLKITTNEFLPYYQGTVQNVVVTTTQGVKVQFPAMHLRKYLTVNGIQGDFCLQTQQNKFLSLSKLN, encoded by the coding sequence ATGAAATATTACTTCTCTCTTAAAATAACGACTAATGAATTTCTCCCTTACTACCAAGGCACAGTTCAAAATGTTGTCGTCACAACGACCCAAGGTGTTAAAGTGCAATTTCCTGCTATGCACCTACGAAAGTACCTTACCGTTAATGGTATTCAAGGAGATTTTTGTTTACAAACTCAACAAAATAAATTTTTATCCTTATCTAAACTGAATTAA
- the pepN gene encoding aminopeptidase N: MSSILSDTAPRFLADYRPADFTINTVNLTIHLDDTCSQVVSELTIERKGDVQQALQLNGEHLTLVSLVLDNQALSKDQYQINETLLIIPASSLPDRSHFTLIITTEINPQENTALEGLFKSGDAFCTQCEAEGFRRISYYLDRPDVMATFTTKVIADKNLYPYLLSNGNKVASGELSDNKHFVTWHDPFPKPCYLFALVAGNFDLLEDNFTTASGREVALEIFVDEGNLAKAEHAMTSLQKSMAWDEETFGLEYDLDIYMIVAVDFFNMGAMENKGLNVFNSKYVLADSHCATDSDYFNIEAVIAHEYFHNWTGNRVTCRDWFQLSLKEGLTVFRDQQFSAQMHSSAVTRIQNVRVLRSQQFAEDAGPMAHPIRPEKVLEMNNFYTLTVYEKGSEVIRMLHTLIGVDKFRQGMDLYFSRFDGMAVTCDDFINAMSDASGKDLAQFKLWYSQSGTPVIKAQEMFDSQTNIYTLTLLQQSPITKNQQNPQALHIPIKVELISDNNNEASQSELLELTQTEQSWQFSGFTSKPTLAMLADFSAPVKLIFDQNNTSLLTIMQQADNSFCRWDAGQKLLMSYLHQLTFDIDYTIPNELINAINDMLNSGGDRAFIAEQLSLPSFDEAASLMVDIDPIALTNAITTLATFIARGTQQQLLVSYKACQHEDLKDNAVANRALKNVCLSYLSLLPEYQYLVTQQYQQATNNDDILKENMTDSLAALTCSSKNNLDDLNEQLEHFENKWQQTTLVMDKWFALNASVVSEDVFTQLANLLEHPQFSLKNPNRARSLIGAFAMNNPKYFHCPTGRGYQFLADQIAKLNEINPQVASRLITPLIQFKSFAPAHQKLMKAELVKLQALTNLSNDLKEKLDAALND; this comes from the coding sequence ATGTCATCTATTTTATCAGACACAGCACCACGGTTTTTAGCGGACTACCGCCCAGCTGACTTTACTATTAATACAGTAAATTTAACTATCCATTTAGATGATACTTGTAGTCAAGTGGTCAGTGAATTGACCATAGAGCGAAAAGGTGACGTTCAACAAGCATTACAACTAAATGGTGAGCACTTAACATTAGTTTCATTAGTGCTTGATAATCAGGCGCTCAGTAAAGATCAATATCAAATTAATGAGACGTTATTAATTATCCCAGCAAGTAGCTTGCCAGATAGAAGCCATTTTACGCTCATTATTACTACCGAGATAAACCCACAAGAAAACACGGCGCTAGAAGGGTTATTTAAATCAGGTGATGCTTTTTGTACTCAATGTGAAGCTGAAGGCTTTCGACGCATCAGCTATTATCTAGATAGACCTGATGTGATGGCAACATTTACCACTAAGGTTATCGCTGATAAAAACCTATATCCCTACTTATTATCTAATGGTAATAAAGTGGCGAGTGGTGAGTTGTCGGACAATAAACACTTTGTTACTTGGCATGACCCCTTTCCAAAACCTTGTTACCTTTTTGCCTTAGTCGCAGGTAATTTTGACTTACTTGAGGATAACTTTACGACGGCGTCGGGCCGGGAAGTTGCCCTTGAGATATTTGTTGATGAAGGCAACTTGGCGAAAGCTGAACATGCCATGACGTCACTGCAAAAATCAATGGCATGGGATGAAGAGACATTTGGTCTTGAATATGACTTAGATATCTACATGATTGTCGCGGTAGACTTTTTTAATATGGGTGCGATGGAAAACAAAGGCTTAAATGTTTTTAATTCTAAATACGTACTTGCAGATAGTCATTGCGCAACAGATAGTGACTATTTTAATATTGAAGCGGTTATTGCCCATGAGTATTTTCATAACTGGACCGGAAATCGCGTCACCTGTCGTGATTGGTTTCAACTAAGCTTAAAAGAAGGCTTAACCGTGTTTCGAGATCAGCAATTTAGTGCCCAAATGCATTCAAGTGCGGTGACTCGTATTCAAAACGTACGCGTATTACGTTCTCAGCAGTTTGCTGAGGATGCAGGTCCAATGGCGCATCCAATACGACCTGAAAAAGTACTTGAAATGAATAACTTTTACACGCTAACAGTCTATGAAAAAGGCTCTGAAGTTATTCGTATGTTGCATACATTGATTGGTGTAGATAAATTTAGACAAGGCATGGACTTATATTTCTCTCGTTTTGATGGGATGGCTGTCACTTGTGATGATTTTATCAATGCTATGAGTGATGCCAGCGGTAAAGATTTAGCTCAATTTAAGTTATGGTATAGCCAGTCCGGAACACCTGTGATTAAAGCACAAGAAATGTTTGACTCACAAACTAACATTTATACATTAACTTTATTACAGCAATCACCAATAACTAAAAATCAACAGAATCCACAAGCTTTACATATTCCAATCAAAGTTGAATTAATCAGTGACAATAATAACGAGGCTTCGCAAAGTGAGTTATTAGAATTGACCCAAACCGAGCAAAGTTGGCAGTTTAGTGGTTTTACCAGCAAACCAACGTTAGCAATGCTTGCTGATTTTAGTGCGCCAGTTAAGTTGATTTTTGATCAAAATAATACCAGCCTATTAACCATTATGCAGCAAGCTGATAATAGCTTCTGTCGCTGGGATGCAGGTCAGAAATTGTTAATGTCATACTTACATCAATTAACGTTTGATATTGATTACACTATCCCTAATGAATTAATCAATGCAATCAATGATATGTTAAATAGTGGTGGCGATCGCGCCTTCATTGCGGAGCAATTATCATTACCGAGTTTCGATGAAGCTGCTAGTTTGATGGTTGATATTGACCCAATAGCATTGACTAATGCGATAACCACACTTGCTACTTTTATTGCGCGAGGTACTCAGCAACAATTACTTGTTAGCTATAAAGCTTGTCAGCACGAAGATTTAAAAGATAATGCTGTGGCGAATAGAGCATTGAAAAATGTTTGTTTGTCCTATTTAAGCCTTTTACCTGAATACCAGTACTTGGTTACGCAACAATACCAGCAAGCGACGAATAATGATGACATATTAAAAGAGAACATGACTGATAGTTTGGCTGCTTTAACCTGTAGCTCTAAAAATAATTTAGACGATTTAAATGAACAATTAGAACATTTCGAAAATAAGTGGCAACAAACTACATTAGTTATGGATAAATGGTTTGCCCTGAATGCTAGCGTGGTCAGTGAAGATGTTTTTACACAACTTGCCAACCTTTTAGAACATCCACAATTTAGCTTAAAAAATCCGAATAGAGCACGCTCGTTAATTGGTGCTTTTGCAATGAATAATCCTAAGTATTTTCATTGTCCGACAGGGCGAGGTTATCAATTCTTAGCTGATCAAATTGCTAAATTAAATGAAATTAATCCACAAGTGGCCTCAAGACTAATAACACCGTTAATTCAATTTAAAAGCTTTGCCCCTGCACATCAAAAGTTAATGAAAGCAGAATTAGTTAAATTACAGGCATTAACCAACTTGTCTAATGACTTAAAAGAAAAGCTTGATGCTGCACTCAATGACTAA